GGCTTTAGAGCTGGATGCAGCTAAGCCCATCTACAATTCCTGTGGTCCCTACTTTACTGTTGGTATGAGCCTGGGGCAGTGCAGGGGCCCAGAAAGTGCTAGATCCTGGCCCACCAAACTCCCTGGGACAGTGCCCTCCTGAGAACCAGTCAACCCCCTGACACCCATTCCCTTGGACCTGGTGTGGTGCTGGTCACTCACCGGTGATGAGGACAAGGGCAGAGAGGCAGGCGAAGGCAGGGACATCGACAACCAAGCTGTGCAGGGACCTTGAGAAGGCCAGGATGCTGTCAATCCAGTCGCCGAAGCCACGGGCACACTGCAGCCGGTGTAGCACCAGGCCTGAGCAGAAGATGAGCTTGCCCTCGCCTGGCTTAGACCTGGCAGGCAGATGGGCACGAAGAGCGATCAGGGTGGTTCACAGGCAGGTGTATCAGGGAAAGGGGCTGGGCAGACAGTCAGTAGCTCTCACCTGTACGCCAGGCGGAGGATGAAGAGCTCCAGGAAGGCCGACTCCAGCAACAGGTCCTGGTCAGCTGGTGACAGCTCAGCAAAGCCAGGGATCTTCTCCGCCCACTTGCGGATGACCTCCAGAGAACCGGAGAGTAGGTCGTAGAACTGCTGTACATCCCCAGCATCTTCCTTCCCAAAGCGGGGCAGCACTAGCTCCTGGAACTAGGAAGACGGTCCAGTGGGGTCAGCACCCTAGGCAGGGTcctgcacccaccaccacgtacAGCTGTGTCAGACACTTGGATGCCAGATCCCGGGAGTGGGAGTGGATCTGAGATCCTGCCCAGGCTCTCGCTTGCCAAGTCTCACATATTAACCCAGGGCTGCAGCTGCCAGAAGgacacatttttctaattggccaCCTGCCTGAGGGGGTGCATTTTCCCATCTGGTTAGCCGAGAGGGGGCTCCTCTCTTTGATCTGTCAAACTGGAGGGagtagcttttctttctttctttttcaaacttCCTTTCTCATTCAGTTCTTCCAGAGGGGGTAGCTCTCCTAACACGCACAAAGGCACTGCATGTGCTCATAGACCTCCCCAAGGCAGACGCGGGGTGGGACCTCACCTTGGAGTAGTCCAGTTTGGCAGTGCTGGGCCCTGAGTCCAGGTGTGCACGGACCAGGGAAGTGAGGAGATTGGCAGGGGAGGCATCTGGGGGCTGCTTGGGTTTTGAAGGTAGCCGGCCCCGCCGCCCCTTCAGGCTGTCTGTTCGGACAACTGCAAAGGAATGGGTAGGGTTGAGGAAGGAAGGGATCTGAGGAAGGGCCTCTCAGCCCAAGCCATGCACACCACTGCTGAGACGCACCCCACCGAGTCCCTAGGACCCAGAGTCCCTCAGATCCAAGGTACCCTACAGGAACCTCCCCCTGCCACCACCCTCACAATCCAGGCAGGTGTAGGCTGCCTCCCTCCAAGGCCTGGGGTTCAGTGGGGTGGAAATAAGACGTGCCCTCCTCTGGGTCCTCTAGGGCAGAAGCCTGGGGGCCCTGCTGGTCCCACTCCACTCAAGCCTACCCTTGCCCCGCTGGGCCGCACCCTAGCCACACACCTTCCTTCACCATGCCCACCGCCAGGCACTTCTGGAAGCGGCAGAACTGGCAGCGGTTTCGCCGCCTCTTGTCCACAGGGCAGTCCTTGTTAGCCAGGCAGATGTACTTGGCGTTTTTCTGCACTGTGCGCTGGGTGGGGGGGCAACACGGAACAGGCTGTCagagtgtggggtggggaggggggaccTAGGGGAGGGGACCGTCCAGATCCTGCTGCCATTGCAGACAAAAGCGCTCTCTGTTCACTGCTATTTTTCTAACATTTGGGTGGCAAGGGAGGGAGAGATAGGGGGTTGGGGGGGGAGAGAAAAGTCTTGAAGACATTGGGGGAGGTTTCCCGCTCTGAGGAAGACCCCAGGACACAATATTGGAGGCCAGGGTCTCCCTGGCAGTCCAGACACCTGTATCTTTTCATGGGCCCTTGTCCGCCTGCCCTCTCCCTAGGGCAGACAGGAGAGGGCCAAGGGGCTTGGGGGTGGGGACGGGAAGCTAAGCAGGCACCATTGCTGGGACAAACACACAGCCTGTTCCCAAGTCCACCCCCAGCCCTCAGGAACCAAACCCTCCGCAGGGATCCTTTCATCTCAGGCCAGGAACATGAGAGCCTGGGGGCACCCCTTCCCACTAGAACGTTGAGTTGGGGGAGGGCAGGCAGAGGAAAACCAGAGGCTCGCCAGGCACCCTTGCAGCCCCTATCTGCCCCTATCTCAACCCTCCCTCCAGTTCTGTGCAATCCCACAGGCCCCTGAGTGTCCTGGCGAATGAAAGCTTCCAGCCCTGGCATCTACGGGTCTCCAGGAAGGCGGCCCACCTGGGGCCGGGCTGATCCCACCCTGCAGGACAGGACTTAGCTAGGAGGAGAACCCAGGGGGAGACCACAGGTCCCAATGGGATGAGGCCAGACTCTCTCCATTTCCAACAAAAAGCCCCACCTGGGGCCGCGCGGTACCTTGAAGAAGCCCTTGCAGCCCTCGCAGGTGCGGACGCCATAATGCTGGCACGACGCGTTGTCCCCACACACAGCACAGCGGCCTTCACTTCCACCTGGGGCCCCGCTCCGGGCCTTGGTTGAGGTCACGGGTGCATCCAGTATCCCCGAGCCCTCAAGGTGTGGAGAAGTGGGTGCCAAACCTGGGAAGGCCGTAGGCATGGAAtagctctctccctcccccagctggTGGGTGGCCTGTGAGGGGAACAACTTCAGGGGGCTCTgggccaggctggggctgggaccGGTGGGAGGACTGAAGGAAAAGAAGGCTGGAGGCTGTGGGGGCCCAGAGGCTTTGGGCAGCTGCTCTGTCCATGCCCGCAGGCCTTCGTAAGTCTGGCTGGGCGAGAAGTGGCTGAATGAGCCATCCCAGGGAGAGAGCTGGGGCGGCTGGAAGCTGGGCGTGGAGGGTGACGGGACTGAGCAGGGGCTGCCATAGTAGTCAGAGCCACTGGAGGACAGGGCCTCATCCACTGGACCACTCAGGGGGCCGGGGTAGCAGCCGTACACCTGGAAGTCCTCGAACTtgaaggaggcagaggcgggggaggtggctgaggatgaggatgtggaggaggccgaggaggaggctgaggagcaTGGCTGGACTGTTCCCGGCAGCTGGTAGAGGAAGGTGTCAAACTCTCCTGTGTAGCCGTCCATGAAGGTGCTGAAGCTGGGTAGGGCAGTGGGGGCAGCGGGGGCCGCCTCGGGGCTGGCCAGGTCCATGGTGGGCTTGATAAACTCCGGGGTCAGGGGGTCGCTTGCCAGGTGGTCACGGGGTCCTGGACTCGGTGCTGGTGTCCCATATTGGGCTTGGATACAGGGCATCTCTGGAGAGAGAGGAGACcccagggagggaaaggagagtcAGTGGGAAAAGCCTATAGCCTGGTCTCAAAGTATTTGGGCCCCAGAGCAGCAAGGTGGCAGGAATCCCAGCCTAAAGATGGGACAGAGGCACCGGGACCAGAGCACCCAGGAATCCTGACCCCTGGCCTGAGTACCATCTCGACCTAGGTGCCGCAAAGCCCCTGGGCAGCGGCCCAGCGTGAGTGGGCTCCATCAGAAGGCCAGCCACACCCTAGTCAGCCTGGGAACCCTAGGGGAGGCATCCAGCCAGCATTTCTCTGCTGGAACAGGGGGAAGCTGTGTTCCTCcagccccctgcccctgccccctggGGAAGGCGTGGTGGGGGCTGGGAAAAGGGTGAGTGGGAGAGGCAGCCCAGCAAAGCCTCAGCCCAGCTCCCAGGAGCAGCTCCCTGGTTGTTTCGCCAACCAGGCACTTCCTGGGAATACTCCCAGGCACACCCCAGCCTCTGCAAAGccccttttctcctcccttcGCAGTACCTAGGAAGAAGGACATCGGGGAAATGGAAGAGGAGCTAGGAGTGAAAGCCCAGCTGCCTAAGAAGGCAGCCTAATGCAGAGGCCCCAGCCTGTCCCCAGTTTCCACCCCAACCCTGCACACTGAGCAAAGGCAGCAGATCCCAAACCCACCCCAATCCTGCCATCTGGGGCTGGGAAGCCACTCTGCACTGCTCAAGATGCTCCCAGAAGCAAAGAGGAAGGGAACCTAGGCCTCCTCATCGGTAACCTGGCTCCAGACCTTTAAAGGCCATTTGCTGGGGACAGAGGAAGCGGGAGGAAGGAGACCACAGCCCCCTGGACTCCCTGGAGAATGGACAACAGTACCTAAAAAGAATGTTCTGCTGCCCCCAGTTATTTTAATAAGAGAACTCTGAGAGTCCAGCAGAAGACTTAAGGAGAAGCCTGCTGGTGGGTGGGTGGAAGACATTCTGCCCCTGCCTGGGTCCCTTCACTAAAGCGGGGTCTGTGCCCTGAAGAATCCAGGGGCTCAGGCAAAGGAGGTTACACAGCCCCAGTCCTGAGGAGACTGAAGAGAGCCTGAACAGAGATAGCATCATTCAGGCAGATCCTTACGTTCACAGAATGGTCAAAAAATAATGCAGAGGAGGCTCCAGGACAGTCTCCCTCCCAACCTACACGCCTGGGGTCTGCATAAGTCTGGCCTCACCAGTCAACGAGAGAAGCTGGAGAAGAAATCAAGCAGGAACAGAGTACCATAATCGAGGGGTGCAGTGATGGGGACAAAGGCTGTCACCACCTCCTGGCCAAGAGCCCAGGAAGTCCTCTCTGATCCTAGCCTTCCTTCTAACTCCACGGGCCCTGAACAGGGGACCTCCACCCCTAGCCTGACATTCACATAACCAACCAAGACAACAGAGACCCTCGTAGCTTGGGACCCACACACCCAGTGGCACCAGTCCACAGGCATTGCAGCACCCTGCGAGAGGTGAGGGTGGCCACATCTGCCTGCACTAGGACAGCCTGGCCAGGGGAGGAAAGACAGCAGTTGGGCAGAACTGGGCATTCGTTCCTGCCTTATTCAAATCCTGTTTCTCCACCTGGACGTCCCACATCCGGATCAACCCCCATCAATCCCTCCCCCTTCATGCAGGTTCTTAACAACACAAGATATGGACCTACATCTAGCCTCACGGGAGGGGGGAGCAGTCccacaggaggaggaagaggtggggttgaaggagggagtggggagaatcCGGCTTCAGGCAGGTCTTGGCAACAATGTGGCTTGCACCTGTTCTGCTGAACAAGCCTCAGGCTGCACCCTACCTGTAAAATCCAACAGAGACTAGGGGAGGGGGCATAGGGATGATCAGCATCTGGAGCTGGAATGGTTGGGAGGTATCCTCTAGGCAGCACCGCCCCAAGACTCCAACACTGGCAACTTCTATCCAGGATCCCCAAGGACAAGGGTTTCcacctctgtctgtctctctctctctctcactcacaccccccccccacacaaacacacacgtgaTCCAAGCCCCAGCGAAATCAATTCTCCCTGTGCTTACAGAGACCCTGCCCCGAATCCAAGAAGCCTCCTTTATTCAGTACACAGCAAGCAGCCCTCCACAGCTCAGCCACCAAGCCAGTCACTTCCTTCAGTGATCCGGAGGCTTCCTAACGCACCTCAGACAGAAAGGTCAGGGTGGGCAACCCCTGCCAACTCAGCCGCAGCCTCTAAAGTGTTAAGAAAACAACCGGGGCACTGGGAGGGGGCTGACAGGCTGGGAGGAAGGAGGGTCTTTTGGAAATCCAATCCCAGTTGGAGTCGTATGGATCCCAGCAGCGCCAAAGCTCTGTGTATCTGTTCCCCCACGGTGCTGtgacccccatccccacccaccCAAGTTCAGAGCACCGTGCGCCCAGCTGGGCACCCTAGGAGACTGAACTAAGGCCAGCTGCCTGCTGGACAAGTCCCTACTCCCGGCGCCAACCCCAACCCCCTACAGCTTCCACCTTGCAGGTAATCAACCTCCCCTACCTCCTACCCCGCACCCAGTAGTTTCCAGTCTGACTTGGGTTCTCATCCCGTTGCGCTACAGCTGCACCATACACCCGCCCTCTTGCATGCTGGCCCTACAACATCCTCTCTGCCCGCGCGTACACCCATCTCCTTCATGCACCGCCCCTAAAAACAGATGCACGTTCCCCGAAGGGAACCTACCCGGCCGGCTCCCGCTGCCCCTGCCCGGACCGGCGCCCCGAGTCTCAGCCTGGTCCCTGGTCCCGCGTGCGCTCCCGAAGTTCTTCTGTGCACTCCCCTAAGTTTCGCAGCCTCAGCCACTGGGACTCCCCGGGCGAGCTCGACCCTCCTCTTAAGCGCTCCGTGACGCacggggaggggcgggggcgcCACTGACGCAGGCCGCCCGTCGAGCTTTGGCCATACAAGGGCGCGGGGGGCGGTGCGGTTCCGGCGGGAGGCGGCCAGGGGGAGGCGCGGCCCGGGGAGCCCGAGGGGGCGGGGCGAGGAGGGGGGGCCTGGAATGTCTGCGCGCGTGACGCACGCGGGGTTCCATTGACGCAGGGAGCGCGGATTGTTTGATCTATAAATAGGCTCCTCGCGCCCGCCGCGCCCGCTAAAAATAGCAGCTCCCAGGCCCACTAGGCTCCCCGCACCGGACCCGGGTCCCAGCTGGGGGACCCCAGGTCCAAAATAACCAGCGGGAGGGCCAGAGCCCAAGAAGGGGCGCTGTGGAGACGCGGCCGCGGGGCTTCCCCGAATGAGGATCTCCTCACCCTCCAGTTGCTCCCGGGAGTCAACCGCGCCCGGTCCCTCCGGCTCCCTCGGAGCCCAGCCCCGCCTTTGCACCTTCCCAAGCCCTTCCTGGAGCCCTAGGGTGTCGCTGCTGCCGCTGCTGGGCGGTCAGGACAGGCCGCGGGCTGGGGCGGGCAACTCGGACACACCCTGGGGAGCCTGCGCCCTCACCTCAGCCCTAGGCGCAACTAGTGCACAGGACGCGGCTTCCCCAGCAGGGTCTCAGGCTGAGAAGCTGCCCGAGACGTCAGTTACAGCCCTCGCTTAGTCCCTCCAGGCAGTCTCCCTACACAGCACCTTCCCGAGGGCAGGCGTTGGCCAGGCCCAAGCTCGGCCAACAGCTCTGGCTCCGCTCCACAGGCTGAACTTGGTTTCGCAccgtcccctccccagccccttacAGGGGGAGTGCACCCTAGTTGGGAAATTACCGAATTTCAGAACCGGGTGGAGCCTGAGAAATCTTTTCAAACTTGTGCCAACtcttccccattttataaataaacaggCTCAGAGAAATAATGGCACTtggctgaaggtcacacagccaggtggTGGCACACTGGGTTGGAACCCAGGGCCACAGACTGCTTCTCTAGGGATCTCTCCACACCTCTGATCAATCCCCCTCCCCCGTCCACATCAGGGAGCACCggccctcccaccccacctctcGCACCCGTGGGGAGGCAGCTCTGACCAGTTATCACCTGCCCGGTAGAGTGTGGAACAGCCCGCCAGGGCCCTGCTGGGCACAGACCAGGCTTCAGCCATCTGGAGTCTTTCCTGGTTTGGCCGTCACCCCTCCACCCTGATCTCTCCTGAGCCTGGTGAGCCCTCACGAAAAGGTAAGAGCAGAGGGaagggcaaaaaaacaaaaacaaggaaaagagaGCCCTGCCACCCCACTGCGACCCCCATCCATTCCCCTTCTCCCATGTAAGTCAATATCCATGAGTTTCTGCTTCCATTGAGCCTGCACCCACCCACTCAGTTCTCAACTCATCTGGTCACTCCATAGGACTTCCTCTGCCCCGGAGGCTCTGCCTGCTCCTGATTTCTGCCCTCAACCCCCATCACAGGTTTCCCACACCCTTGTCTCCAGCTCCCACTTCTGCCCACTCAAAGGTCCCACAAGCACCTCAAATTTCATCTGTTCCAGACAGAACTTGTCATTTCTGCACCCTCTGTCTGCCACCTAATCTCTGCTCCTGATGCCCCATTTGCAACTTTTCATTGtttcctgaaattcttttttgGAACATCTCTTGGGTCCTTTCCTCTCCccgtttgtgttttgttttgttgtttttgagacaacgtcttattctgttgcccagcctggaatgcagtggcaccattacgGCTtaccgcagcctcgacctcccaggctcaagcctcttgccttggcttcccaaagtgctgggattataggcatgagccactgcactcagcctctcCCGCTTTCCCACTGCCAGCCACAGCCCATGCCTCAGTGGTCCCACAGACCAACTGCCTGCTCCCAGCGACCACTCCTCCTTGCCCACACCCATGAAGACCATCCATTAGCCTGCCTGTCTCCTCTTTCTAAAGCCTCACCGTCCACCACAGATGGAGCAGTCTTCATacacagttgacctttgaacaacacgTTTGAACTGTGTAGGTCCACTTATATGGGGATTTGGGGATTTTTTCAATCCAACATGGATCCAAAAACCCACATatacagagggccaacttttAGTATCTACAGGTTCCACAGGGCCAACAGTGAGACTTGAGTATTCACAGTACAAGTTGGGGTCCTGGAGCCAACCCCCTTCATATACCAAGGGGTGACTGTAATGCTGATGGCATTCAGTCATCTGGTCAGAACCTGCCAGAACCCTCCATGCCAGCATACAGTCTCAACGTGAATGCGTCTGCAGAGAGCTCTGGGTTGCTCCAAACCATCTTCCTTCAAGGCCACTGGTTGAACGTGAAGTGTGAGCAGGATGATGCCAATTGGACCCATCCAGGATCCCTGCCTCATTTCAGCcacagttttgcttttctttctgttagGCTTTTCCGTAAGATTTTGCTTAGATTTTGTGGAATCCTTTTGTGGAAAATGACCccacagcttaaaaaaaaaaaaaaaaaagaaaggtttaaaaccACGTGTAGAATTCAAGTCCTCCCATTCTGCAGATTAGGAGTTAAGGGTTCCAAGAGGAGCTGCACCTTGCTCAGGAGCACACAGCAAGTCGTGCTTGATCCCAGCTGTGTCACAGGCTGGCTTCCTCACCTAGCACCCACTTTGCCCCAGGATGTCTCCCTCCACCCCAGCAGGGCCTTCCCtagaaaagaaaactaacttttttttttgagatggagtctcgctctatcgcccaggctggagtgcagtggcagaatctcggctcactgcaagctccgcctcccgggttcacactattctcctgcctcagcctcccgagtcgctgggactacaggtgcccgccaccacgccagctaatgtttttgtatttttagtagagacggggtttcactgtgttagccaggatggtcttgatctcctgaccttgtgatccacccgccttggcctcccaaagtgctgggattacaggcatgagccaccgcacccggccaaaataaaaccaattttaaTAGGTAGCAAAAGATGATCAGCCAAGCCAGTGTTCTTCCTGCCAACCAGCAAGAACAAGTGCGTTATCTGTGGCTTGACCAGTCTGTGCTCTATCTCAGCCTTGCtagctctttttttgttgttgttgtcgcccaggctagagtgaagtggcgcgatctcggctcactgcaagctccgcttcccaggttcacgccattctcctgcctcagcctcccgagtagctgggactacaggcgcccgccaccacgcccagctaattttttgtatttttaatagagacagggtttcaccatgttaaccagaatagtctcaatctcctgacctcgtgatccgcccccctcggcctcccaaagtgctgggattacaggtgtgagccactgcccccggcccagCCTTGCTAGCTCTTTGAGAGTTGAACCAGCCTCAAGCTCAGgcaccctcctctcctcctcacaACTTGGCATTTGTAAAAAGTGGCACAGACCATCCTGTGGGGCAGGCCTACCCATAAGCCCAAGGAAAACTGAGTGTGGTGAGGAGCTGTCCAGGTCCCTGGTCTGAATCTCAGCATCTAGCCTCCAGATCTGGGCCTGCagcccaagccccacctccccaaGCTGCTGCAGGTTATGGAGGCTGCAGTCCTGCTGCCCCAAAGCCTGGAGGAGGATAAGGAACTACAGCTGCCACCTGGTCGTGCTTGCAGGGGTGGGAGATGGTGGGGGTGCTCAACACACCACAttctgaaaataagtaaataaggagAAAAAGGCAAAGTCCCTCTGTGGAAACACAGGTGGGGCCACCAATGCAGGTTCCCGTGTGGAGTACCTAGCCTAAGACAGAGGTGAGAGAGGTGAAAGGGGCTTGGGGATCCCAGGCCTTGTGGGCCCTCCAGGGAGGATGGCCTGGGCCTCTGAGAGAGTGGGGTCCAGCTAGTGGaactttggagaaaggcacaatTGACATggattttgggaggcctaaaACAAATGCTGGTCCCAGACTGGCCAGAGACTCCCAGCAGACACCCCTCCAAGCCTAACCTTCAAGAACAAggtcagaggccgggcgcggtggctcaagcctgtaatcccagcactttgggaggccgagatgggcggatcacgaggtcaggagatcgaggccatcctggctaacacagtgaaaccccgtctctactaaaaatacaaaaaaattaaccgggcgtgttggtgggcacctgtagtcccagctactcgggaggctgaggctggagaatggcgtgaaccccgggaggcagagcttgcagtgagctgagatcgcgccactgcactccagcctgggggacagagcaagactccgtctcaaaaaaaaaaaaaaaaaaaaaaaaaaaaaaaaaaaaagaacaaggtcaGAGTGAACAGCTAATTGTCGGGGAGATGGGGTAGGAGGGAACAGGTAATAACGAGAGAGGTATCCAAAACTAGAGACAGGGACCTGGAGCTAAGGCAAGGCCATGACAACATGGAAGGGCGGAGAGAGATGTCAGGCTGGAGACAAGAGACAGCCCCACCCAGTCAGGCCCCCACACCACGGCCCAGCCTATCCATCTGCCCTCATCACCCCAGTTCCCCACCAACCCCATATAAGGACCTCGAGCTAAACCTTTCCACCACCCACCTTGCACATACTGTTTCACCCACTATGCATATTGTTTCCCTTCCTCCtagtagcctcctgagtagctgggactacaagcgcccgccaccatgcccggctaattttttgtatttttagtagagacggggtttcactgtgttagccaggatggtctcgatctcctgacctcgtgatccacctgcctcggactcccaaagtgctggtattacaggtgtgagccatcgcacccggcccaaattttattttaaaatagccacGCCTGAATGAGAGAAACATATTTCTTCATATGGATCCAGATGCAGATGGAACTTATTGAGAACAAATTCTTTCAAGTGTGTTCTTCTGAAAGTACAGTGGCTGTTTCTCATTATATATTTGTTCTATCAACAGATAGAGCACAAGTACGGTTAGCAGGGAATGCAATATTTCATAGTAGAAAGGGGTCCTCCTGCTGACAACACAGTTTATTTTCTGAGCAGTTCACCAGGCCCTTACCCCTCCTAGTCAAATCTTATGGGGCCCAGAGATTTATCGTGTACTCAGACCCATCCCTCACCCACCAGTATGTGAACACCATGAGGACAAGGGCACTGTCTCCTAGTCCATGGTGGGAAGATCCTTTGTACATACTCAGTAGTAAGTAGCCCAGGGCAGGCCCCAAATGAGCAGCCAATGTCCACCACCATTCCCCAGCCCAGAGGGTAGGGGTGGAGATGGGTAAACGGGATGAAGGAAGTGGAATTACACAGCCCTTTTCCCACGCTGCCCCTCCACCTTGGGCTGGGCCCCACCCCTACTGAGTAGAGGTCAGGAACTTGCCCTACTTTCACTGAGACCGTCCCCACCCATGGGCCTCCACACCCTTCCCCTGGGGTGGGCAGAAGGAGTGAGCTTCGCCTTCTCCCGCTCAGAAGTGGCCCTGGGAGCTTCCCCTCCTTGGCCCCAGGGCCTATTGCCAGCCCTGACCTGGccacttcctcctcctgctctggcaGTGGGCAGGGGGATTTGTACTGTGGGCAGGGAAGCACTGCCTACTGCCCTGGGGGCTTCCCATGGGCAGCTCTGGGAACCAGGGGTGAAAGGTCAGGCCCAGGCCCCTGGCTCTGCTCTCCTGGCCCTTGCCCAAGCCCTACCATGAGCACATGTATCACTAACTCCCCAAAACCAGCCTCCCAGGGACGCAGGCAGGTCAGCCAGTGGCCACACTCCTCCCCTCAGCTCTCAGCAGGGGCGAAAGATGGAAGAGCTATCAGAGGCATCTTTGTCCAGGAGCTAGCAAGCCTAGTCTCTTGCCCTCTCCAAGACTGCCTCCTCATCTGCCTAATACAGACATCACCAGTCCCAGTGCTGGTAGAATTCAGTTCACAATGGAAAGGAGAGGTTCAACATCCAAATGTAGCACTGCCTGGGGCCTGGGCTCCCCCCCTGTCGTGGGAAACCTGTAATGGCAAGTGAGAGTGGAAGTGGGGAGGCAGCAGTACCTCCAGGGCACAGGGAAGTGCTACAGGGGGATGGGTTCCAGGACCCCGACATATATCAAAATCCATGCATACTCAAGTCCCGCCCTCGGCCCTGTGGAACTTATGTCTGCAATGGGACAACCATAGCGACCTGCAGCCGAATCCTGGGGCTGGCAGGGAGGGCGGCAGGGGCAGGAGATAGCAGGGTCCTCAGCTGGATGGGGGAGCCAGCAGCCCTCCTGCTCCAGGAACTACAGACAAAcagtaaccccatctctacttctCCCATTCCTGGGCTGAGTGAGAGGAAAAGTGTGTGCCCAGAGATGTGGCTCTACCCAGCACTGGGAGAATTCCAGACTCTGTATGCAGCGAGTGGTCAATTAATACTCTGGAAAGAGCTAGTTAATTAAGGAGGTCAGGCTATGGCCACAGAGGCTACCTTCAGTCCAGTGATTTCTCTACCCCTCCCTCTCAGGCCAGAAGAAATTAACATACAGCACAAAAGAATAAGATCAGACTTCAGGAAGAACAGCCAGACGGG
The nucleotide sequence above comes from Symphalangus syndactylus isolate Jambi chromosome 10, NHGRI_mSymSyn1-v2.1_pri, whole genome shotgun sequence. Encoded proteins:
- the NR4A1 gene encoding nuclear receptor subfamily 4immunitygroup A member 1 isoform X3; protein product: MTSAQYKVKILIEGLHHGQRPGPAPPRQPGSFCWALKADRIMWLAKACWSIQSEMPCIQAQYGTPAPSPGPRDHLASDPLTPEFIKPTMDLASPEAAPAAPTALPSFSTFMDGYTGEFDTFLYQLPGTVQPCSSASSSASSTSSSSATSPASASFKFEDFQVYGCYPGPLSGPVDEALSSSGSDYYGSPCSVPSPSTPSFQPPQLSPWDGSFSHFSPSQTYEGLRAWTEQLPKASGPPQPPAFFSFSPPTGPSPSLAQSPLKLFPSQATHQLGEGESYSMPTAFPGLAPTSPHLEGSGILDAPVTSTKARSGAPGGSEGRCAVCGDNASCQHYGVRTCEGCKGFFKRTVQKNAKYICLANKDCPVDKRRRNRCQFCRFQKCLAVGMVKEVVRTDSLKGRRGRLPSKPKQPPDASPANLLTSLVRAHLDSGPSTAKLDYSKFQELVLPRFGKEDAGDVQQFYDLLSGSLEVIRKWAEKIPGFAELSPADQDLLLESAFLELFILRLAYRSKPGEGKLIFCSGLVLHRLQCARGFGDWIDSILAFSRSLHSLVVDVPAFACLSALVLITDRHGLQEPRRVEELQNRIASCLKEHVAAVAGEPQPASCLSRLLGKLPELRTLCTQGLQRIFYLKLEDLVPPPPIIDKIFMDTLPF
- the NR4A1 gene encoding nuclear receptor subfamily 4immunitygroup A member 1 isoform X4 — protein: MPCIQAQYGTPAPSPGPRDHLASDPLTPEFIKPTMDLASPEAAPAAPTALPSFSTFMDGYTGEFDTFLYQLPGTVQPCSSASSSASSTSSSSATSPASASFKFEDFQVYGCYPGPLSGPVDEALSSSGSDYYGSPCSVPSPSTPSFQPPQLSPWDGSFSHFSPSQTYEGLRAWTEQLPKASGPPQPPAFFSFSPPTGPSPSLAQSPLKLFPSQATHQLGEGESYSMPTAFPGLAPTSPHLEGSGILDAPVTSTKARSGAPGGSEGRCAVCGDNASCQHYGVRTCEGCKGFFKRTVQKNAKYICLANKDCPVDKRRRNRCQFCRFQKCLAVGMVKEVVRTDSLKGRRGRLPSKPKQPPDASPANLLTSLVRAHLDSGPSTAKLDYSKFQELVLPRFGKEDAGDVQQFYDLLSGSLEVIRKWAEKIPGFAELSPADQDLLLESAFLELFILRLAYRSKPGEGKLIFCSGLVLHRLQCARGFGDWIDSILAFSRSLHSLVVDVPAFACLSALVLITDRHGLQEPRRVEELQNRIASCLKEHVAAVAGEPQPASCLSRLLGKLPELRTLCTQGLQRIFYLKLEDLVPPPPIIDKIFMDTLPF
- the NR4A1 gene encoding nuclear receptor subfamily 4immunitygroup A member 1 isoform X2, with the protein product MGASAAQSSSGPAGARPRKAGVERRAEPAGPGLHHGQRPGPAPPRQPGSFCWALKADRIMWLAKACWSIQSEMPCIQAQYGTPAPSPGPRDHLASDPLTPEFIKPTMDLASPEAAPAAPTALPSFSTFMDGYTGEFDTFLYQLPGTVQPCSSASSSASSTSSSSATSPASASFKFEDFQVYGCYPGPLSGPVDEALSSSGSDYYGSPCSVPSPSTPSFQPPQLSPWDGSFSHFSPSQTYEGLRAWTEQLPKASGPPQPPAFFSFSPPTGPSPSLAQSPLKLFPSQATHQLGEGESYSMPTAFPGLAPTSPHLEGSGILDAPVTSTKARSGAPGGSEGRCAVCGDNASCQHYGVRTCEGCKGFFKRTVQKNAKYICLANKDCPVDKRRRNRCQFCRFQKCLAVGMVKEVVRTDSLKGRRGRLPSKPKQPPDASPANLLTSLVRAHLDSGPSTAKLDYSKFQELVLPRFGKEDAGDVQQFYDLLSGSLEVIRKWAEKIPGFAELSPADQDLLLESAFLELFILRLAYRSKPGEGKLIFCSGLVLHRLQCARGFGDWIDSILAFSRSLHSLVVDVPAFACLSALVLITDRHGLQEPRRVEELQNRIASCLKEHVAAVAGEPQPASCLSRLLGKLPELRTLCTQGLQRIFYLKLEDLVPPPPIIDKIFMDTLPF
- the NR4A1 gene encoding nuclear receptor subfamily 4immunitygroup A member 1 isoform X1 gives rise to the protein MLRDAAPSRDRVKKARLGVSWSRAELRIRTRGLCLPGLHHGQRPGPAPPRQPGSFCWALKADRIMWLAKACWSIQSEMPCIQAQYGTPAPSPGPRDHLASDPLTPEFIKPTMDLASPEAAPAAPTALPSFSTFMDGYTGEFDTFLYQLPGTVQPCSSASSSASSTSSSSATSPASASFKFEDFQVYGCYPGPLSGPVDEALSSSGSDYYGSPCSVPSPSTPSFQPPQLSPWDGSFSHFSPSQTYEGLRAWTEQLPKASGPPQPPAFFSFSPPTGPSPSLAQSPLKLFPSQATHQLGEGESYSMPTAFPGLAPTSPHLEGSGILDAPVTSTKARSGAPGGSEGRCAVCGDNASCQHYGVRTCEGCKGFFKRTVQKNAKYICLANKDCPVDKRRRNRCQFCRFQKCLAVGMVKEVVRTDSLKGRRGRLPSKPKQPPDASPANLLTSLVRAHLDSGPSTAKLDYSKFQELVLPRFGKEDAGDVQQFYDLLSGSLEVIRKWAEKIPGFAELSPADQDLLLESAFLELFILRLAYRSKPGEGKLIFCSGLVLHRLQCARGFGDWIDSILAFSRSLHSLVVDVPAFACLSALVLITDRHGLQEPRRVEELQNRIASCLKEHVAAVAGEPQPASCLSRLLGKLPELRTLCTQGLQRIFYLKLEDLVPPPPIIDKIFMDTLPF